TTTATATTGCAATCAATGAATATCTGCTGGATATACCGGTCAATAAAGTAAAAAAGTTTAACCACGATGCTTTGGAATATATAAAGGAAAAATATCCTCAAATATTCAAATCAATCAGTGATACTAAGGCCTTAAGTTCTGATATGGAAGAACTTTTAAATCAGGCAATAAAAGAGTTTAAGACAACTATAGCTTAATGCTTTTATGCCTGTTACGGTGGTGATATATAACAATGGCAGGAATGCGTGAAATAAAATCAAGAATCAAAAGCATCAAAGAAACGCAGCAGATTACAAAAGCAATGAAACTTATTTCTGCATCTAAGCTTAAAAGAGCTAAACAGCAGCTTGAGCAAACCAAACCGTATTTCAACAAAGTTGAAACTACAATTGCTGAAATACTTGCTCACAGTGAAGGATTAGGACGTTCAAATGTTTATTTTGAAGAGGGCCGAAACAAAGAAAAGAAGAAAACAGGTATAATCATATTAACTGGCGATAAAGGGATGGCAGGCGGCTATAACCATAACATTATAAAACTTGCAGAGGATATGGCAAAAGACGCAGAAGATCCCCTGCTGTTTGTTGCTGGCTACATGGGTAAAAATTATTTCAGCAGGACTAATTTTAACCTCTATGAAGATTTTGATTACCCAGTTCAAAATCCGACTGTTAAAAGAGCTAAAGAGATTTCAAA
The Bacillota bacterium DNA segment above includes these coding regions:
- the atpG gene encoding ATP synthase F1 subunit gamma, with the translated sequence MAGMREIKSRIKSIKETQQITKAMKLISASKLKRAKQQLEQTKPYFNKVETTIAEILAHSEGLGRSNVYFEEGRNKEKKKTGIIILTGDKGMAGGYNHNIIKLAEDMAKDAEDPLLFVAGYMGKNYFSRTNFNLYEDFDYPVQNPTVKRAKEISKIVLKKFLDGDLDEVYLAYTGMYTSIRLIPQAIRLLPLSLGILKAELGIDDKNLVIDRSINYEPSLEAVFDVLIPKYIKGVIYSALVEAFTCEQSARMTAMDNATTNADEMLSKLNLSYNRARQAAITQEISEIVGGASAL